CAACGTTtctaaataactaaaaaaagatATCGAGCACTTACCCACTTGGTGATTCCGCATTTGGATGCAATTGCATAGTCAAGTCTCCCAGCTTGCTGAACGCTTGTCCCGCGGCTGTAAAAATCTCCCCAACCTACGTACAGATGAAAATCATATTAGGCTTATCGTGGCAACTGGCGGTTTGTTTGGATTCGCGTGCGttgcaaattcaaaacaaacgCGCCCTTTCCCCTCatgaaacaaacaattttttgcttCCACTCGCAGCCGAAGGAGTGAGACAAAATGACAAGACAGAGCCGCCATTCTACTGCACGATTTCATTGACCCACTATATTACGTTACTTTGATAAGGACACCCCCGTTgtttataattgcatttaacatACCTTTGTTGCCGAATTCATGGCCAacttaatcaaaattaatttttttttaatataaaatttaatacgaCCGTGGTGGCTTGTCGATAAACGGACGATAATGCAACACTGCGACGCTACGtgccaaatatttatatcaaatttatcgAAACAAGAAATATCGATTAAAATCCATCACGATAAGATATcgaattagaaataaaaacaacgcTCACTATAAATAGAACACTTAACgttgaaattattatattgagTACAAGTAAACAACTGTTGAAATACTATACAAATAATCACTAAACATAGTAATACTAAGgaaaactatttattatttagaacATGCTGCTGTTACGGCTGTGCCAGCGCCTTTGCGCAATTCTTCTATCTCATCCTTTCGCAATTTTAGCGCCTTTTTGGcgtattcatatttattggTGAGCGTAGCTATCTCCTTTTTCTGTATCTCCAATTTGGACTGAAAAGGAAGAAGAAAATAGAATCGAAAATATATCTAAAGAGTATTTTATGCTGGGTGCCTACcttaagcaaattaatttgacCGATTGTCTGGGAAGAAATATTGGAAGTATCGCTATTTTCATTCTGTTTTAATCTCTCTTCCAGATCCTTTATATGATTGTAGCGATGTCGACACACCTGGATACAGTCGTTTAATTTCTCTGTTGTCTTTTTGAGCTCCACCACTAAGTCGGACTCTGTTTGAGTCTCAACACTCGTTAGCTTTTGAAGTGGAATCGCAGCGCAATTACCGCTAGACGAGATGGCAGCAGATGCGGAGAATGCGTTAACTTTACTCATAAGATCGGAGTTCTTACTCTTCATTCGCTTAATTTCATCTCGCGACTTTTGCTGCTCTTCCTGTAGGCGCTTCTTCAATTGAGCATTTTCTTCTTTCAACGGATGATTTTTCAGCTCGATGCTCAGTGCGGTCACTTTGCTCTCCCTTACGAACAGCTCAAATTGGCATTCTTTCAACTTGCGATCGAGTTCCGTGCAATTACAGTTGGTATctgcataaaatattattagctTAACCAGTCgttgcatatttcatatatggAACTTACCCACAGGATCTGTCATACAGGCTACGTGTCGGGAATCATTCCAATATGACTGACGTCGCTCGTCGTGAGTACTAATCCGCCTATTTCTGCGCACCTCCGACTCAGAGATTAACGATTTCTATGGAGCATATCAAAGTTTAATGTTCTTTCTTATAATTTCAAATCAGAGAACTTACCCGCGGTATATGATGATCCCGATCCAAACTCTTTCGAGGAGCTGGTGAAGTATTTGATGTAGTTGAATCAAACGAAATATTACTGcaatttgatttactttttaaatccATCTCCAATTTCTGCACAATCTCATTTGTACTGCAAAGTTTTTCCTCCAAATTGCGTTTGTCCTCCAATAAACTAGAAATGGTTGCATCCAAACGTTCTCGTTCAGCTTGTAAACTATTTTGATTAGATTTCTGTAATTACCGTATGATGGATTAGTTAGACaatttcagtatatatttCAGTGTATAACAATAGGCTTACCAGCTTATCAAATTCTATTTGTAACTCTTTAGCTCTGAGGACCATTTCCTCACTTGCCGCCAGTTGGGCTTTAAGCTCTTGCACGGTCTGTTGCAATGAATCGCAGTCAGTCTGCTTAGCTTTGAGCTGCAAATCTGATTGTCGCAATGAAGCATCTAATGCAGCTTGTTTAGAGTCTAGCTGAGACACTGCTTTTTGCAAAGATTGTTGCAGAGAATTACATTCAGCCTGCTTTGCTTTAAGTTGAGACTCTACTTGATGCAAGTTGCTTCTTGATTCTTGTAAGAAATTATGCAGAGAATTACATTCCGCTTGCTTCGCTTTGATTTGTGACTCAGCTGTCTGCACAGCAGTATGGGCCTCTTGCTTAGAATCTAACTGAAGCTGCGTTTGATTTAAAGTTAGCTGCAATGCATCGAGGGCATCTTGCTTATTCTGTAGCTGAGACGCTGCTTGTTGCAATGACTGCTGCAGAGAACTACATTCCGCTTGCTTCGCCTTGAGTTCTGACTCTACTTGTTGCAACGAACAGTCAGCCGCATGTTTGGCTTCTAACTTACATTGCAGATCCTTGAAAGACATCTGCAACGCATCGAAGGCAGCTTGTTTAGTTTCTAATTCACAAGTTGCTTGTTGCAAGGACTCTTTCAATGCATTACATTCGGCCTGCTTTGTTTTAAGTTGCGACTCTGCTTGTTCCAACGAATCATGGGCCTCTTTGTTATCCTCTGACATTTGCTTTATAGTCAGCTGCACTGCATCGAATTCGGCTTGCTTACTGTCTAACAGAGAAGTTGCTTGTTGCAATGACTGCTGCAGAGAACTACATTCCGCTTGCTTCGCTTTGAGTTCTGATTCTACTTGTTGTAACGAACAGTCAGCCGCTTGTTTGGTTTCTAACTTACACTGCAGATCCTTGAAAGACATCTGCAACGCATCGAAGGCAGCTTGTTTAGTTTCTAATTCACAAGCTGCTTGTTGCAAGGACTCTTTCAATGCATTACATTCGGCCTGCTTTGTTTTAAGTTGCGACTCTGCTTGTTCCAACGAATCATGGGCCTCTTTGTTATCCTCTGACATTTGCTTTATAGTCAGCTGTACTGCATCAAATTCGGTCTGCTTACTGTCTAACAGAGACGTTGCTTCTTGCAAGGACTGCTGTAATGTATCACAATCGGTCTGTTTGAGTTCAAGTTGCGACTCAGCTTGATGAAGAGTCTGCTTCAATGTAAGTAGCTGCGAATTTGTCACATCTGCGcttttttgcaaaatgttgaattCAGTTTGCTTAATATTTAGTTGCGTctcttgctgttgcagcttttGCTGTAGGGTGTTCCACTCAGTTTGCTTAGCCTTTAGCTGCGACTTCAACTGATCGTTGCTTTGTTGCAAATTCGCGTTATGTTCACGTTCCTGATTCAAGAGCTCTTGCGAAGCGGCCAGTTTGTCGTTCGAAGCCTCTAGCTCGAGCTTTCTCTTTAGCAATGCTTCCATCTTGAAGTTAAGTTCGGCCTCTGAACTTATCAATTCCTCTATTTTGCGATTGTATTGATGTGCCTGCTCCGACATTTCTTTTTCTAGTTCATGTAGCTTTTGAGTATATGCGGCCTCCGCGGAACTAAAGTTATTCTTTGCTTCCTGAGTATAATCTAGTTTCGATTGCAAGCTCTCCAACTGCGTTCTATGTGTCGTTACTTCATTCTGAGCCAATAATAATGCGCTTTCAAGTTCGTCTGCTTTCTTTTCCAAAAACATATTGTGCTCCTTTGTCTTAGCTAAAACTTCTTGTATTTGCTGCCGTTCTAAATTAAGTTTCTCAATGTCGCTGGCCATTAGGTTCGCCTGTCTCAATTCTTCTTGGAGATCGCTAATTTTTTCAGTGTATGTTTCTAATTGTTCGCTGTACTCAGACTTTGCTTTACTATTAGCTTCTATGGCATTCTCTAATTCACGGTTCAATTTGCTTGTTTCGATTTGTCGCACATTTTGTTCAGATTCAAGTTCTTGAGACAAACGCTGAATGATTTGTTTGTTATCATCCACAACAGCTTGTAGCGCGTTCTTTTCCAGTTCTAAGCTGtctaagtttagttttaattgcTCGAAATCTTTAAGTTgtctttcatatttttcatgcAGATTTGTAAGCTTTTCATTAGACAATATTTCGAAGTCTGCGTATGCTTTTACTTTCTCATTGTCTTCCACCATGAAGCTTAACTTATCTTGCAGCTCCACAATGGTTTTCTTACTCTCATCATAGAGTGATTCCAGTTCGTGTTTTTCTTGAATAAATTGTTCCCTTTCAGCAGCAATTTCTGCATTAACAGCCAACAATTTAGCTTCACCTTCGGAATTGAGTTTTTGTAATCGATCTTCCCATTCGGTATTGTATTTATGGAGGTTCTCTCGGTATCTACTCTCGCTTACCTCAATCTTTTGCAAAAACTCTAAATTGGCATTATCAAGTTCATCCTTATTTATCTTCTCCTGTTTAGCGAATTCCACCCTGGCAGTGTCCAGTGTCAATTGCAAATGCTGAAGATGCTTTTCGTATTCTGCTTTCGAGCTATCAATGTCCGCGGCCAGATTGAGACGTTCCTCTAGCGTTTCCTCTGCTTTAATGCTACGCTCTGTTAGCTTTGCATTGGATTCCTGTAACTGATCAATTCGATTGGCATCGGCTGCCAATTTGGTAGCCTGCAGATCaagcagttgttgctgttgttgaacATTCGAACGAAGTTCTACTATCTGCACATCCATGGATAAACAACGCTCATTTAGCTCCTGCATCTCCAATTGCATCGTTTCAATAAGTTCATCCTTTTGTTGAACcacaattaattgttttttaatttcagtcTGCAACTGTTTGAGTTCGCCATTCAATTGGGCGAGCCTTTCCTTGAGAATACCAATTTCTTGCTCCTGCTCAAAATCAATATCAGGCGCAATCATAGTAGTTGTGCTCTTTGACAAACTATCGTTAATAGTGGTCTCTTTAACCTTCTCCTGCAGCTCTTCGCAGACCATCGTCATTTCGGCATGTTGTTTCTCGAGCGACTCGATCTGACGTTGATAGTCCTCCACTTTGTTTACTATCACAGATTTCTCCAACAACTCAGACTGCAGATTTGTCATCTGTTCGCGCATCTCATTTATTGTGCTTTCGGTGGCTTCCAAAAGCTGATTTTTTTCATTAACTTCTTTCTCTAGTTGTTCAATGTGTGCATGCAATCGATCTGTCTCCAATGGCGTCTTTTTCAGAGTCTCCTGCAGCGCAGTGAACTGTTCTCGCAAACTATCACCGTCTTGCACACTATCAACAAGCTGATTGGAAAGATCATCGTATTCTCCCTGCAAGTCGCAATATTTGGTCTCCATATTGGCCAAGTTCGCCATGAGCTCCTCATTGCTCGTCTTAAGCTGCTGTACAAGAGCTTCGTGAACATCGGAGACAGTTGTTTCTAGaagtttcaattgcatttcctCAACACATTGTTTTAATGTACTGATTTCCCTCTGCAAACTTTCATTCTCAGTCTGCAACATCTTGTGCTCTTCTTCTGTAGAACTAGCAGTGCGTTCCAATATCTCATAATCGTGTTGTAAAGCGTTGTACTTCTGCTGAATCTTGTCATATTCATCTTGCATTATCTTTATAAGCTCCTCATGACGAAGCTGCGCTTGCTCGAGATCATCACATTTTCCTTGCAGCGTAAACTTGGCCTCCTCTGCAGAGATAACATTACGGCTTAGACGATCGCACAACTCCGTCTTCTCAGCCACATCACTGGTTATTTGCTTATAGGCATTCTGAACGCCTTCAAGCTGAGCACGAGTGTTGGCGATATCTGCTCTCAACTGTTCACATTCACAATCAATTGCAACAGCACCATTTTTGTCGTTGGGCTTATTGTTATATTCCTCTAATAGGCGTTCCAAATCTACACATTTGCGACAGATCAGTTCGCAGCTAGTTTCCAGAGCCGGGCAAATGGAACGCATATGATCATCTTTGCTGTTCCGGAGTACCTCACTCGACAGATCATTTAGCGACTTTTGCAGATTTTCGATGGTACTGTCCTTTTCCGACAACGCCGTAAGCAATTCATTTTCTCttagttttgattttgacTTATGACTTGTAAATTCAAACTCCAGCTCGACGGCAGCACGATTCTCCATGTCCAATCTTTCCGCGGTTGCCTTTAGCGTTTTTAGTTGCTCTTCGTAacttgcaatttttttatCGGCTTCCTCCTTGGACTTCCTCAGATCATCGACTTGGGCTTGTAAGTCTTCCGAACTAAAAgtgattataattattaattataaattgtaacTTATCAAGTAcacaatgaaataatataatgtgTATCGTGTAGCAGGTTTGATAACTATAACTACAAATAATTGCagttgcttttattaattgaatttatagtaaatgcataaatacataaaaattatttactaCTTTATCAAACACTTGAAACTACCTGCCAATCGTACGCTTCATACTTTATACTAATATATCATTGCTTTTCGTCGTAATCGGCtcgtaaattaattttatcaaAGTGTTTTTCAACAATACTCCTTAAAACATACTGCATATTGAATGTAGTCACCCGTTGCATTGGGGTCCAATTTCTCCCAGACCAGTATTTTGACAATTATAGCGAGCGCCCTAAAAATagaagctgcagctgttgcctCCAGATAATCAAACGACAGCATTCCCAATTCCAATTGCTGTTGAGCCCTGCACCCATATACAACATATACAaactatacatatgtacatgcgATTTGTTGATGCATTGGTATTTTTACTCACACGCTTTGGCGGCTGTATGGCCTAATTTAGTTGGGAGTGAGAGTTACATCAGAGTTACGTCGTCTTCAATAACGACGTCAGACGAGCCCTGAGCTCGTTGAAACGGAACGCAGTTCAATGTTCGTCTGCCGTTCACAATACACAATTTTAATCGACACAGTGCTGTTGCGGCTAAGACGTCATTCAAGCTGGTTGATTGGAAATAACTTTTGCTTATCGACAACGTTGCTGCCATTTAAGATCGTTATGTTGATCGGTAGTGGTATTGCCGAGAGTCGATTTCCATTCGCAAACTCGATCACAACACCCATACTAATATTCCAGTGCTAtcacaacaaccgcaacaacaaatactggGTTTTACTGCGATTTTTTCCTATACAAAAAACACTTTGTTTAtctttctgttttattttgatattcacTTCGTGTgcgtcgctctctctctctcacgcgTCGTAACTTTGCACAAATGAGTCGGAATGACAACGCATCGTGAACACATAGCATATTAGAAGAGAATCTCAACAAGATCACCACGAAGTGCTTTTTCATCTGCAGTGGtgaattttacattttcaaattgccGGCCGGcataaaatgataaatgatTCGTAAAACACAATTGCTTAAGGCAACTGCTCAATTTTTGACATAAAATTTTGGGCAATTTTAAAGGTACtggtaaattgtattttaagcTTAAAAACGATTAATTAATGGGTCTTTGAAATCCAAAAATTACAATAGGATTGGAAACACAGAGCTAATAAGATCGCTCAATATATGAAATGAGTacggaaaatagaaaaaaaaaattgtcttCATTTGtgatgaaataataattaaaattatttgaacattgaatacacaaataatatttaaggtAGTAGGGCAAGACAAAGGTGAAGTTTCTAGTATTTCCAAATCGAATCCAAAAATGAATATGGATTCATTTGAGCTGAAAGGATTATATATGTCCCAATCATGGTTCTACGATCAGAAAGGAAGGGAAAATTTGTAAGTAAAAGTCTACTGTGATTGAAGGGCGAATAATCGAATGTTAATTTAGACCACGAAAGCCGAACAGCAGAAGAGGATTTTGTATAGattctaaaaaatataaagttcaGATACAGAACCAGATACAAAAGTTAGTATAATGAAGATAGGGGGAATAAATccaataatgaaaatatatctGAGTATGGTTTGAGTAACATTAATTACGGAACTGTAATTAGTAGTTCTATATATACAGTCAGTTGTAAAAACTTTGTTTAGCGCACATAACAATTTTGAAGATATATTCTCGAATAGATATGTTTGAATCAAAGAACGGTGAATGGGACAGGTTCCTTTTTTAATGGCCTGACTTGGTACCAACGGTTCCTTAAAATATCTTTCTGAACTCACCGCTGCAACAAAttttgtctctctgtctgcagTTCATCAACTCGAGCTGTTGCCGTAGATAACTTTTCATTTAGCTCGTCCCATTCTGTATTAATCTGTTGCTCTATTTTTGTGAAGGCTTCCAGCTCCACAAGCTTGCGTTCAAGCAATTCTCTActacatttgcatatttaagtTGACGAATGTATATGAATGAATGGGTGAATGTAATTGTATAAATgtgaatgaatatttttatagatgaATCTGTACTCACCCTTTTGCCCCCATTTGAGCTAAGGTTGGAGTTAGAGTAATTGTTCTCATTCTGGAGTGATCTGCGGTGAGCTGATGAGTTGCCTGCTCAAAGTTGGGTTCGACAGACATAGTTTCTCCTTCGACTTCCAGGGATTTCATAATGTTTATAGTTTTGGACCCGGCTAAAGCTCTTTGGGTTGGACGGTTAGTTGTAGGATAGAAGCTGGGCTTCGGTAAATTTGAGTGTTTTATACTGGCATGGGGCTTATTCGACCCAATAGCTACTGGGATTTCTTGAGAGCCTGTGGACGTTTCCTCCAGATTCGATGACGCTGGACACCATGTACGTCGTCGATTTTTATTGCGATCAGTAATTGTATTGCTTGTAATAATCTTGAGCGTATCGGTCTTAATTCTCTGCTCTAAGAGCCTTACTTTAATCTGACTTTCATTTTTCGCTTGCTCTTCGGCTAATCGATCTTTAAGTAACTTTATCTCACGCTCTAAGCGTTTCATCATTGTCGCATCCgatacaatttcatttaattgtggCTTTAGATGGATTTTCTTCGCACgcattgcaaaatttaatgtgGATTGCGATTCCTCCATTATTGATGGGCGAATGGTGCAAATTATGGATGTGAATGCGTTGCCTCCAAGCGAAGCCTGCAGAATGCGAGTCAGTTTCGAGTCCCGATAactaacatatttattatcttCGTTCTCAGCCAGACTTTTAATCACATTGCTTAAGAAGTGAAGGCTTTTGTTAATATGACTTCCCTCTTTTAACCGAGCACCCCTTGCACCAGTCTGATCGGCTCGTTCAGAGCCAGCTAGATCCACGAGGTTCAGTATGCTCTGAATCACAGCATCGTCGTCACTGCGATCGGCTTTGCGGGATTCAATGatcttaaagaaaataatgttaTAAATGTGAATGTCACGAATACAATTATGTTGAGTTAATAATTATGAGTATCGTACTATGCGAAATATGGCATGCGATCGACTGGAACGTTCATTCATGTTCGTCTCACCGACAGTGCGCTCTTTGTTACCCAAGCAGAGGAACTGCAGTAAGTCATCCTCGCTGGTTATAATGCATTCCTCGCAATTTACATTCACCATGCCATtgctttcaaatattttaagatcTTGATTTTTCTTGTTGAGTAAATCATAGATCTTTTCGTTGTAGATCTCGATGTATCCCACACGAAGCAAGAAATCCCGATCACTATGATTGGTGATCTGATTGAAGATCTCCTTGGCAGCCAAGACCATTACGCCTGGATTCTGCTGGTCTCCCATCATTGTATAGGTTTTTCCTGTCAAGGCAATAACAATGTGAACAAAGTGGGTCAAACTCatagtataaataatttaggctaaaaataatatacacaaCTTACCAGAAGATGTTTGGCCATAGGCGAAAATAGTGCCATTGAAGCCTCTCACACAGGCTTCGACGATATGTTTTGCCATGCCATCGAAAACTTCTTGGTTATTGGAGCCCTGATCGTACACATAATCTGCAAATATTGTTTACGGccatatttattgtttgttgtttttcttttgtaagTGTGTGTTGCTCACCGAAAACACAGGGATCTGCTTGGCTGTCCAATGGTTGAATGGCTCGTTTGTCCTTCACTTGCCATAATGTAGGCAGCTCCGGCTCACATGGACGCACCTTAATGCAGACTTGAATAGCGCTTTTAGTGGACATATTTTACAAAACAGGACAATACTTGTTAACATGAAGAATTTCGATTTTACATTGACTTTTCTACAGTTAATTCGAACAAATGCCGCTTTCgcgctgcttcttcttcaaaCGCGACAATCAACATAAAACCAGCGTCGTGGTAATATCGATAAAACACAGACAAAAGAATTGCCTGCTATCGAACAACCGAGATTTGACATTCACTGTGGACGCCTGCTGCTTTACACATTGACAGGGTTGgcgaaagtaaataaatttaaaatgcagttcaaatttaaatatttatttgaacttaTCTAAAGAGAAACACATTGGTAGTTCTTCATAACgcgattttattttcatatcaataaatatttataactttctAAGCACATGGATCTCTACTTAAATTGCTTATGTAACGACTTTCATTTCACTAACTCTTGTGATTCTAGCAACTTAACTTAATTCTCGGTGTATTCGGTATGCGTTTCGAGTGCGTGTGGTTTATTTccagcaaaaaaatatttaggaACCGATTGAGAGAAAATGAACGAATTAAacgtatttgtatttacttataatttgctttattcaataatttatttctatgcatatttcatcaatattgattaaatttatgcTATATTAGGTGACTCGTGATGAATTATCATTGAAGATTTGTTCAAGAGATACAAATTCTaaataatgaaagaaatacattattaaaattgcgcgcttaaataatatgcaagtaaattacatttaagtttaaattaattgaggTAGAAAATTACTAAAGTAACACATGtatgttataataataagGCAAGTGGGGTTTAACTCTTGTAGAGTCTTATTTTCGATCGTGAAACTAacaataaatctaaaataaacaGAGCATATTCAAACTAAATGTACATATTGGAAATACAGATATTATGACATTGcgattatacatattttgtatggTACACGTGGAGAGAAACCTTTAAGATGTGttcttatatatgtatgttgtgtgtgatCTGAGTTTGATGAGGTATTTGATTCTATTACAATACATTTACCATGTACTAAACATTACGCATTTAATTGTGTCTTAGCAAAGGTTTTGAGACGtgactttaaattgaaaattgtagtTTATTTCCTGTTATTGTACATAAAcacataatttttgtataaataataagaattaaatttacattgcTTGGCGAAAGCTGGTGAAAATCTTTAGACTCGACTCACAGCTGCGGCTATGCATTTTTCCATTAAAAACTTGTAAAATTGCGCACCCATCCAATGGAAACCCTAAAACTAGGCAGATCATACTGCTATAATTATGTCATGTGTGCGAATTGTGTGTGTTACTGTGTGTAAGTACAGTTACTGGAAgattatgtatgtaagtattttTAGGTTGTACGGATAATAAGTACAAGGACTGCACAAATCATTTGTGAGGTAGTTCAGTTCTTCCGGCTGTTCAATTGCGGCAGCGGGAAGGTCGTCCACGTGAATTCCTGAGATATGGTTAAGCATTATAAGTATAGGTATATGAATGccctatatatactattttctATATGTAGTAGGCATGCTCGTATTAGTGTTTGTCTTCAGAGTTAAATGTAAGCTCTATCTGTGGCATGGCACATCTGAATTGTTTCATCTGataaaattacataattatttaaaacttaagACGGATTAAGAGTATTCAATTGGGAGCATTCATTATGTCCGGGTGCGTATCTCCttcaacattttatatactatttacaGAGTTGTTTACTCAATTATCGAGGTTCTTAGTACACTAATCTtaaatatctatatctatGTTTATGTTTAGGGGTTTCTGTAATTATTGTGTATTTtgagttttaatattttctttcttttcttttatatttcacttgttgttacttttttaatgattCAATTTTGTCTTGTTCTCTTGCTCGgcgcattttttaatttctacaCACAACAGGTACATGTGTATATTGGTAGCATGTAGGATAAGTACAATGTATATCTAAGTAATCATTTCTCTAAATCTGTTATATAGATCAAATATTTTCGCTtgtgatttaattttgtttttaaaagcaCAACATAAATTTTACTACAATTTTTGCACACTCAACACATCTGTGTGATTTATATGATTTGTTTCTAGTCTTAGACAACTATCGTAACTATCGTATCGTATAGTACACATAAACTGGTATACATGAGGATAAGGCTACTCGTTACAAATGTTCCATTGTGTGGGTATACaactgttttcattttgttttatttgttgacggctttctctctctctcgctttctctctttcgCGCTATCAATCTCTCTATCAAtgtaatatgcaaatatatcgTAATAAGGAATTATCTGCTATCGTTATATCGTAATATCTTTTGCtctcaacattttttatgtattgcCTCTTGCTTATGTGTTGTGCACTCCTTCATCCTCAGAGTAATTCTCCTCGGCATCCGAATTGGCAAcctcgttgttgctgcctgaTTGATTGTTCTCCAGGCCCAAACCCAAATCCATGGGCTCAGAGCCATCGCGTCTAATCTCGGCATCAGCATCGGCGTCGATATCAACCTCATCCGGATCGTCAGCGCCACCACCGCCAATCAGGTTGGCATGCATGTGACCCACAGTGCTCAATGCCAGCGCTCCATTAGCATCTGGCGATAGGCTGCtcggctgttgctgttggtcaCGTCTCAATATCGGTTCAATGGTCAAGCCAGCGCCGCCTTGACCATAACCAGCTGCCGATCCACCGCCTCCCGTCAGCTTGCTTAAATCAAACTGTGTTGGCAGCAATCCCGCTGGCAGTTTGTCCAGATTGTGTCCCATCGCATTCAGCTGCGCCATTTTGGCGGCATGCaacgccgctgccgctgcatGCTCCTGTGACATGCCCATACCTGTAGCCAACGAAAGTATTTGATTAGCTTGAGATGCATTTGTGAGATTTCAGCTGTTGACACTTACCAAACGTGTTCTCCGTAATGAACTGAAGATATGTGTCCAGCAGCGACTGGCCcgcattgctgctgttgggcaTCTGAACTACGCCACTGCCCCCGCCAGATGACAGATCCTTTTGGCCCAAAgcggcaactgctgcagcagcggcagcttcGTTACGCATCCGTGAAATGGTTGTGTTTGCGTGTCCAAAGTTGCTTAGCAAACTCTCGTGGTAGCGACTGAGGTCGCTGGCACTGCTGCCATAGAGTCCATTGCCCGTGGTAAGATCCTCAGGATCATCGTCGGAGTCTTCGACATCGTCCATTCCGCCGCTGGCATTGCTGAGGTCCAGTTTCTGGGAGCCACTGCCTCCATTGCCGGCACCACCGCTGCTACCGCTGCCTCCAGTGGGTGAAGCGCGAGCTCGAAGTTCAGCTGGTGAAATTTTCACTCCAGCCTTGGCCAGCAGTCGCGATGCAAGATCCGGATCGAATGCGCTTGGCATGGGCAGTACGGGCAAGTCCTTTGTAGAGATGCCGCGATGCTGACGCGACATGTGCGAGTGCAATGAGTTGCGGGACTTGGCCACAGTTCCGCAGAGGACGCATCGATAGCCGGGGCAAACGGTGTGCTTGTCCTCCAGGTGAGTACGCAGCGTATGCGCCGAGCGGT
This window of the Drosophila albomicans strain 15112-1751.03 chromosome 2L, ASM965048v2, whole genome shotgun sequence genome carries:
- the LOC117563726 gene encoding kinesin-like protein KIF15 isoform X3, yielding MSTKSAIQVCIKVRPCEPELPTLWQVKDKRAIQPLDSQADPCVFDYVYDQGSNNQEVFDGMAKHIVEACVRGFNGTIFAYGQTSSGKTYTMMGDQQNPGVMVLAAKEIFNQITNHSDRDFLLRVGYIEIYNEKIYDLLNKKNQDLKIFESNGMVNVNCEECIITSEDDLLQFLCLGNKERTVGETNMNERSSRSHAIFRIIIESRKADRSDDDAVIQSILNLVDLAGSERADQTGARGARLKEGSHINKSLHFLSNVIKSLAENEDNKYVSYRDSKLTRILQASLGGNAFTSIICTIRPSIMEESQSTLNFAMRAKKIHLKPQLNEIVSDATMMKRLEREIKLLKDRLAEEQAKNESQIKVRLLEQRIKTDTLKIITSNTITDRNKNRRRTWCPASSNLEETSTGSQEIPVAIGSNKPHASIKHSNLPKPSFYPTTNRPTQRALAGSKTINIMKSLEVEGETMSVEPNFEQATHQLTADHSRMRTITLTPTLAQMGAKGSEDLQAQVDDLRKSKEEADKKIASYEEQLKTLKATAERLDMENRAAVELEFEFTSHKSKSKLRENELLTALSEKDSTIENLQKSLNDLSSEVLRNSKDDHMRSICPALETSCELICRKCVDLERLLEEYNNKPNDKNGAVAIDCECEQLRADIANTRAQLEGVQNAYKQITSDVAEKTELCDRLSRNVISAEEAKFTLQGKCDDLEQAQLRHEELIKIMQDEYDKIQQKYNALQHDYEILERTASSTEEEHKMLQTENESLQREISTLKQCVEEMQLKLLETTVSDVHEALVQQLKTSNEELMANLANMETKYCDLQGEYDDLSNQLVDSVQDGDSLREQFTALQETLKKTPLETDRLHAHIEQLEKEVNEKNQLLEATESTINEMREQMTNLQSELLEKSVIVNKVEDYQRQIESLEKQHAEMTMVCEELQEKVKETTINDSLSKSTTTMIAPDIDFEQEQEIGILKERLAQLNGELKQLQTEIKKQLIVVQQKDELIETMQLEMQELNERCLSMDVQIVELRSNVQQQQQLLDLQATKLAADANRIDQLQESNAKLTERSIKAEETLEERLNLAADIDSSKAEYEKHLQHLQLTLDTARVEFAKQEKINKDELDNANLEFLQKIEVSESRYRENLHKYNTEWEDRLQKLNSEGEAKLLAVNAEIAAEREQFIQEKHELESLYDESKKTIVELQDKLSFMVEDNEKVKAYADFEILSNEKLTNLHEKYERQLKDFEQLKLNLDSLELEKNALQAVVDDNKQIIQRLSQELESEQNVRQIETSKLNRELENAIEANSKAKSEYSEQLETYTEKISDLQEELRQANLMASDIEKLNLERQQIQEVLAKTKEHNMFLEKKADELESALLLAQNEVTTHRTQLESLQSKLDYTQEAKNNFSSAEAAYTQKLHELEKEMSEQAHQYNRKIEELISSEAELNFKMEALLKRKLELEASNDKLAASQELLNQEREHNANLQQSNDQLKSQLKAKQTEWNTLQQKLQQQETQLNIKQTEFNILQKSADVTNSQLLTLKQTLHQAESQLELKQTDCDTLQQSLQEATSLLDSKQTEFDAVQLTIKQMSEDNKEAHDSLEQAESQLKTKQAECNALKESLQQAACELETKQAAFDALQMSFKDLQCKLETKQAADCSLQQVESELKAKQAECSSLQQSLQQATSLLDSKQAEFDAVQLTIKQMSEDNKEAHDSLEQAESQLKTKQAECNALKESLQQATCELETKQAAFDALQMSFKDLQCKLEAKHAADCSLQQVESELKAKQAECSSLQQSLQQAASQLQNKQDALDALQLTLNQTQLQLDSKQEAHTAVQTAESQIKAKQAECNSLHNFLQESRSNLHQVESQLKAKQAECNSLQQSLQKAVSQLDSKQAALDASLRQSDLQLKAKQTDCDSLQQTVQELKAQLAASEEMVLRAKELQIEFDKLKSNQNSLQAERERLDATISSLLEDKRNLEEKLCSTNEIVQKLEMDLKSKSNCSNISFDSTTSNTSPAPRKSLDRDHHIPRKSLISESEVRRNRRISTHDERRQSYWNDSRHVACMTDPVDTNCNCTELDRKLKECQFELFVRESKVTALSIELKNHPLKEENAQLKKRLQEEQQKSRDEIKRMKSKNSDLMSKVNAFSASAAISSSGNCAAIPLQKLTSVETQTESDLVVELKKTTEKLNDCIQVCRHRYNHIKDLEERLKQNENSDTSNISSQTIGQINLLKSKLEIQKKEIATLTNKYEYAKKALKLRKDEIEELRKGAGTAVTAACSK